In the genome of Tautonia marina, one region contains:
- a CDS encoding TolC family protein, which yields MNTSKTRRTTGGWSARLAMVIAALAASTGCTREFFRNWADQDVTEAVFEKSRDPRFRIDLFTKTPPAMSRFADPYDPDRPPAPPDDFAAQELSPQPQKPTHRLISPAEGTGYLDLLEQWRREEGPRRLVDMTIDTGPTVREEAPPPPESPSPFPLDPNAGPSDPRMSPIPGGESEDAAPPDPRRPSIESTPLPDDLSIESTPLPDDLSLQPRRDDAVQAVALQIPDPLQPGGDIDPRDPFGQGLTPEEASGIVDVPPDTGRDLIDILKPEAIVFDEAAAYGYGKDVEPYIVDGRKILTLALQNSRAYQFQLENLYLQGLAVTLQRFQFMPQFAAGMSPGGPSFGGFAGPNPGNSYLYRTQETGTPASLMNIGTLAGVGKLLSFGTSVTGNFANQTVINFGGPNAVSTTSQSFLPLNLVIRFLRGGGRAFVLEPLTQAERNLLYAIRDFGRFRQEFFVSVLAGGGLSGGGGGDPLTGYLSVLGVLQAVENNTKNVAAYERVLEVFQELSRGAASTVAPLDLVNVEIDLQSQRLSLLQSSVTYRNQLDNFKQQLGLPPDLPLLPDSNLLEGFREVFDEIDSLETKPRPVLEELVQKLPPLEDVVIDGRPVIALYRQAAEVARQRRPIQQRVADRQLARSTAEQKRTLLLDAMRQGLLGPEQEEELRRDLEATEREIALLNPALDVEDREEINRLIAQEREIFVLANERLEDLLRSAQRVALENRLDLMNARAQLYDAWRQLAVTANQLLGVFNTTLSNQFLTPPTTNNPFGFDQQSKQFSLTLQAELPLIRVAERNQFVTAQIAYQRARRGLMQIEDSLKNSLRQTIRNLQLQYQQYEISKTQYVVALVTLDQSFQRFLEPPRSGGGSSAGSQLVLTLLRGLNSVNSAQNGLIQRWVQFQTTRLNLYRDLGIMPYEEWEAFYELFPSASPSAAGLGVGTRSAPAPELEPAAVFGQPGAGAEEAGVGF from the coding sequence GAGGCTGGAGCGCTCGGCTCGCGATGGTCATCGCGGCGTTGGCGGCCTCGACGGGTTGCACTCGGGAATTCTTCCGCAACTGGGCGGATCAGGATGTGACCGAGGCGGTGTTCGAGAAAAGCCGCGATCCGAGATTTCGGATCGATTTGTTCACGAAAACCCCACCGGCCATGTCACGGTTCGCCGACCCTTATGATCCGGATCGTCCCCCTGCTCCGCCCGATGACTTTGCGGCGCAAGAGCTTTCGCCACAGCCCCAGAAGCCCACGCACCGACTGATTAGCCCCGCCGAGGGAACCGGTTACCTGGACTTACTGGAGCAGTGGCGCCGCGAGGAAGGCCCAAGACGCCTCGTCGATATGACCATCGACACGGGGCCGACGGTCCGAGAGGAGGCCCCTCCGCCGCCCGAATCTCCCTCTCCGTTCCCACTTGATCCGAATGCGGGGCCGAGCGACCCCAGAATGTCGCCTATTCCAGGAGGAGAGTCGGAGGACGCCGCTCCTCCTGACCCGCGACGCCCATCCATCGAATCCACTCCGCTGCCCGACGACCTTTCTATCGAATCAACGCCGTTACCGGACGACCTTTCCCTTCAGCCCAGGCGGGATGACGCTGTGCAGGCCGTAGCCTTGCAGATTCCTGATCCGCTTCAACCCGGCGGGGACATCGACCCTCGGGATCCGTTCGGCCAGGGGCTGACTCCGGAAGAAGCGTCGGGAATCGTTGACGTCCCCCCCGATACCGGCCGCGACCTGATCGACATTCTCAAGCCCGAGGCGATCGTCTTTGACGAGGCCGCTGCCTACGGCTACGGCAAGGACGTTGAACCCTACATTGTCGACGGCCGCAAAATTTTGACCCTGGCCCTTCAGAACAGTCGCGCCTATCAATTTCAGCTGGAGAATCTTTACCTTCAGGGCCTGGCCGTGACGCTCCAGCGGTTCCAGTTCATGCCTCAGTTCGCGGCGGGGATGTCTCCCGGAGGCCCGAGCTTCGGCGGATTCGCCGGCCCGAACCCTGGCAACTCGTATCTCTACCGCACGCAAGAAACCGGCACGCCGGCGTCGTTGATGAACATCGGTACGCTGGCCGGAGTCGGCAAGCTCTTGTCGTTCGGCACGTCGGTGACGGGGAACTTTGCCAATCAGACGGTGATCAATTTCGGGGGTCCGAATGCGGTCTCGACGACCTCGCAATCGTTCCTTCCCCTGAACCTGGTGATCCGATTCCTGCGAGGCGGTGGTCGGGCCTTCGTGCTGGAGCCCTTGACGCAGGCCGAGCGAAACCTGCTCTACGCGATTCGAGACTTCGGGCGCTTCCGCCAGGAGTTCTTCGTCAGCGTGCTGGCCGGCGGTGGTCTCTCGGGTGGCGGCGGCGGCGACCCCCTGACGGGTTACCTCTCGGTTCTCGGTGTGCTGCAGGCGGTCGAGAACAATACGAAGAACGTCGCGGCCTACGAACGGGTGCTCGAGGTCTTCCAGGAGCTGTCCCGAGGTGCCGCCTCGACGGTCGCCCCGCTTGACCTTGTGAACGTCGAGATCGACTTGCAGAGCCAGCGGCTGAGCCTCTTGCAGTCGAGCGTGACCTACCGGAACCAACTCGACAACTTCAAGCAACAGCTTGGTTTGCCGCCGGACCTGCCGCTCTTGCCTGACAGCAACTTGCTGGAAGGCTTCCGAGAGGTCTTCGACGAGATCGACAGTCTGGAAACCAAGCCCAGGCCCGTGCTCGAAGAACTGGTGCAGAAGCTGCCACCGCTGGAAGACGTGGTCATTGACGGCCGTCCGGTCATCGCCCTGTACCGACAGGCCGCCGAGGTCGCCCGCCAGCGACGCCCGATTCAGCAGCGGGTTGCGGATCGTCAGCTCGCCCGATCGACGGCCGAGCAGAAGCGAACGCTCCTACTCGACGCCATGCGGCAGGGACTGCTCGGTCCGGAGCAAGAGGAGGAATTGCGACGCGATCTTGAAGCGACCGAACGGGAAATTGCCTTGCTGAATCCGGCGCTTGACGTCGAAGACCGCGAGGAGATCAATCGCCTCATCGCTCAGGAGCGGGAAATCTTCGTGCTGGCCAACGAGCGGCTGGAAGATTTGCTGCGATCGGCACAACGCGTTGCCCTGGAAAACCGACTCGACTTGATGAATGCCCGGGCACAGCTTTATGATGCATGGCGACAACTGGCCGTGACGGCCAATCAGTTGCTCGGTGTCTTCAACACGACACTGTCCAACCAGTTCCTCACCCCGCCAACCACGAACAACCCGTTTGGCTTCGATCAGCAGAGCAAGCAGTTCTCGCTGACCCTGCAAGCCGAACTGCCCTTGATTCGCGTTGCCGAACGGAATCAGTTCGTCACTGCTCAAATTGCCTACCAACGAGCCCGCCGAGGTCTGATGCAGATTGAGGACTCCTTGAAGAACTCACTCCGCCAGACCATCCGCAATCTGCAGCTCCAGTATCAGCAATACGAAATTAGCAAGACGCAATATGTTGTCGCTCTTGTTACGCTGGACCAGTCGTTCCAGCGGTTCCTGGAGCCGCCTCGTAGCGGGGGTGGTTCTTCTGCCGGTAGCCAGCTCGTGCTGACCTTGCTTCGAGGACTGAACAGCGTGAACTCGGCCCAGAACGGCTTGATCCAACGCTGGGTCCAGTTCCAGACGACTCGCCTGAATCTTTATCGCGATCTCGGCATCATGCCCTACGAGGAGTGGGAGGCATTCTATGAACTTTTCCCTTCAGCAAGCCCCTCAGCCGCCGGCCTCGGGGTCGGAACACGATCTGCCCCCGCTCCAGAACTCGAACCAGCCGCCGTCTTCGGCCAGCCGGGTGCCGGCGCCGAAGAAGCGGGGGTCGGGTTCTAA
- a CDS encoding efflux RND transporter periplasmic adaptor subunit, producing MAAAVVGTGGYFALTSTDEVGGSTLSTLPGLSKWLAPAAPSVLTYEAKKGPLIVTVRERGNLESTNNLEAKSEVEGQTTIIMILPEGTRVVKDQLVCELDSAALKDNLANQQIATERADADYQNAIKTREVAEINVREYIEGVFPQEEKTIMGEIKLAQSELERSKDRLNWSEDMLKLGYISQAQNLSDKYDLQRAEFNLDQAEKRLEVLKQYTYEKQIKSLEGDVEKARADELAKQSTFELEKEKEERLRRMIEKCKIYAPGNGIVVYHQEEGRWGSQDGPSIMEGATVRERQTIFKLPDIDNMQVNTKVHESMIDKVKPGMSSRIRVDAFPNNELVGSVMEVKPLPDPTSFFSSDVKVYTTLVKIENANEGLRPGMTAEVTILIARLEDVLSVPVQAIIEYGGEHHVWVYQGDGKWDNRVVKVGMTNTKYVEVTEGLEEGERVALNPRAIMTEAENREAFGAGGERKGSEELGNWSDDEAAKAKAAGEQPSAREAAKAEGGPGGEGARPNPAMFQKFQNISPEDRQKLRDASDEERKAIMKKAGFTDAEIQQMDQMRQSMGAGGGGGFGAGGPGGGRPGGGGPGGPGGGGPRP from the coding sequence ATGGCCGCGGCGGTGGTCGGCACCGGAGGGTACTTCGCTCTCACGTCCACGGACGAGGTCGGCGGCTCGACACTGTCGACCTTGCCCGGCCTCTCGAAGTGGCTTGCCCCGGCGGCGCCGTCGGTCCTGACCTACGAGGCGAAAAAAGGCCCGCTGATCGTGACCGTCCGGGAACGGGGCAACCTGGAAAGTACCAACAACCTGGAAGCCAAGAGCGAGGTGGAAGGGCAGACGACGATCATCATGATCCTGCCCGAAGGCACTCGGGTCGTGAAGGATCAGCTCGTCTGCGAGCTCGACTCGGCCGCCCTGAAAGACAATCTGGCGAACCAGCAGATTGCGACCGAGCGAGCCGACGCCGACTATCAGAACGCGATCAAGACGCGCGAAGTCGCTGAGATTAATGTTCGCGAGTACATCGAGGGCGTCTTCCCGCAGGAAGAAAAGACGATCATGGGCGAGATCAAGCTCGCCCAGTCCGAGTTGGAACGCTCGAAAGACCGGCTCAACTGGTCGGAAGACATGCTGAAGCTCGGCTACATCAGCCAGGCCCAGAACCTCAGCGACAAGTACGACCTGCAGCGGGCCGAGTTCAATCTGGACCAGGCCGAGAAGCGTCTCGAAGTGCTCAAGCAGTACACCTACGAGAAACAGATCAAGTCGCTCGAAGGGGACGTGGAGAAGGCTCGGGCCGATGAGCTGGCCAAGCAATCGACGTTCGAACTGGAGAAGGAAAAGGAAGAGCGCCTTCGCCGGATGATCGAGAAGTGCAAGATTTACGCTCCCGGCAACGGCATCGTCGTCTACCACCAGGAAGAAGGGCGATGGGGCAGCCAGGATGGCCCCTCGATCATGGAAGGGGCCACCGTCCGCGAGCGGCAGACCATCTTCAAGCTGCCCGACATCGACAACATGCAGGTCAACACCAAGGTCCATGAGTCGATGATCGACAAGGTCAAGCCGGGCATGAGCTCCCGGATTCGAGTCGACGCGTTCCCGAACAACGAGCTGGTGGGCTCGGTCATGGAGGTCAAGCCGCTGCCCGACCCGACCAGCTTCTTCAGCTCCGACGTGAAGGTGTACACCACCCTCGTCAAGATTGAAAACGCCAACGAGGGACTTCGCCCCGGGATGACCGCCGAGGTGACGATTCTGATCGCCCGGCTCGAAGACGTTCTAAGCGTCCCCGTCCAGGCGATCATCGAATACGGCGGCGAACATCACGTCTGGGTCTACCAGGGGGACGGCAAGTGGGACAACCGGGTGGTGAAGGTCGGCATGACCAACACCAAGTATGTCGAGGTCACCGAAGGGCTTGAGGAAGGCGAACGCGTCGCGCTCAATCCTCGGGCGATCATGACCGAAGCCGAGAACCGTGAGGCCTTCGGCGCCGGTGGCGAACGCAAGGGCTCCGAAGAACTCGGCAACTGGAGCGATGATGAGGCCGCCAAGGCCAAGGCCGCAGGCGAGCAGCCTTCGGCCCGCGAAGCGGCCAAGGCCGAGGGTGGCCCCGGCGGCGAGGGGGCTCGGCCGAACCCGGCCATGTTCCAGAAGTTCCAGAACATCAGCCCCGAAGATCGCCAGAAACTCCGCGATGCCTCCGACGAGGAACGCAAGGCCATCATGAAGAAGGCCGGCTTCACCGATGCCGAGATCCAGCAAATGGATCAGATGCGGCAGAGCATGGGAGCCGGTGGAGGTGGTGGCTTCGGCGCGGGCGGCCCCGGGGGTGGACGTCCTGGTGGGGGTGGCCCCGGGGGTCCTGGTGGTGGAGGTCCTCGACCGTGA
- a CDS encoding ABC transporter ATP-binding protein, with the protein MGDQLDSSGVQPIVRLRDIRKQYVMGKASSRQEAIVVHALRGVSVDFYPGEYVAIMGASGSGKSTMLNLLGCLDRPTSGQYLLGNQDVANLSDDDLSEVRSRFIGFIFQAYNLIQQYTVHENIQLPLTYQGSGKLTEEDEERTLELAEMVGLGTRMDHRPNQLSGGQQQRVAIARSLINDPYIILADEATGNLDSATSDEIMAMLERLNQAGKTIIMVTHEDDIAEHARRVIRMRDGQIISDAPSDRMKDAPPEVVGLGLGTGLPGSQLAPV; encoded by the coding sequence ATGGGGGATCAGCTGGACTCTTCCGGAGTCCAGCCGATCGTCCGGCTCAGGGACATTCGCAAGCAGTATGTCATGGGGAAGGCCTCCAGTCGTCAGGAGGCCATCGTCGTGCACGCCCTCCGCGGCGTCTCGGTCGACTTCTACCCGGGCGAGTACGTGGCCATCATGGGGGCGTCGGGCTCGGGCAAGAGTACGATGCTCAACCTGCTCGGTTGCCTCGACCGTCCGACCAGCGGCCAGTACCTGCTCGGCAACCAGGATGTCGCCAACCTCAGTGACGACGATCTCTCGGAAGTCCGGAGCCGGTTTATCGGCTTCATCTTCCAGGCGTATAATTTGATTCAGCAGTACACGGTTCACGAGAATATTCAGTTGCCACTGACGTACCAGGGTTCGGGGAAGCTCACTGAGGAAGATGAGGAGCGAACCCTGGAACTGGCCGAGATGGTGGGGCTGGGGACTCGAATGGACCACCGGCCGAATCAACTCTCCGGCGGTCAGCAGCAGCGCGTGGCGATTGCCCGTTCGCTGATCAACGATCCGTATATCATCCTGGCAGACGAGGCAACCGGGAACCTCGACAGCGCGACCAGCGACGAGATCATGGCGATGCTCGAACGGCTCAATCAGGCCGGCAAGACCATCATCATGGTCACTCACGAAGACGACATCGCCGAGCATGCCCGGCGCGTCATCCGGATGAGGGATGGTCAGATCATTTCCGACGCCCCGAGCGATCGGATGAAAGACGCGCCACCAGAGGTCGTCGGCCTCGGACTCGGCACCGGTTTGCCGGGTTCGCAACTCGCCCCTGTCTGA
- a CDS encoding ABC transporter permease — translation MGRVWRSVNLGVKSLLLHKLRSSLTILGVVFGVAAVIMMLAVGEGAARDAQEQIAQLGATNIIYRSVKPSQDAQSQKSGGRPSRVLNYGLKYEDFDRILATVPTITKALPIREIKREVRRSNQSMEARVVGTTHDYQEFNRLQIERGRFLLPSDNEHYENYCVLAAETARTLFPFENPLRQSIKIGSDYYTVVGVTKPRGSTAAIGGSMAAQEYDKDVYIPLNTCRARFGERILSSRAGSQEAEETQLSQITLQVKEIDEVPMTAPVIEAAVQPFHEEKKDVDMVVPYELLEQAKRQAAIFSLVLGSIAAISLIVGGIGIMNIMLATVTERTREIGIRRALGAKRRDITQQFLIETVVLSGIGGLIGVAIGVFVPPLITQFSEIKAVVTPSSVMLSFGVSVLVGIVAGLYPANRAAKMDPIEALRHE, via the coding sequence ATGGGACGCGTTTGGCGAAGCGTGAATCTGGGGGTCAAAAGCCTCCTCCTGCACAAACTCCGATCGTCGTTGACGATTCTGGGCGTCGTCTTCGGCGTGGCCGCCGTCATCATGATGCTGGCCGTCGGTGAAGGGGCCGCGCGTGACGCCCAGGAGCAAATCGCACAGCTTGGTGCGACGAATATCATCTATCGATCGGTCAAGCCGAGCCAGGACGCCCAGAGCCAGAAGTCGGGGGGGCGTCCGTCTCGCGTCTTGAATTACGGCCTGAAATATGAAGATTTCGACCGGATCCTTGCCACGGTGCCCACGATCACCAAGGCCTTGCCGATCCGGGAAATCAAGCGCGAGGTGCGTCGGTCGAATCAATCGATGGAGGCACGGGTGGTCGGCACGACACACGACTACCAGGAGTTCAATCGCCTCCAAATCGAGCGAGGCCGCTTCCTGCTGCCTTCGGATAATGAGCACTACGAGAATTACTGCGTGCTCGCCGCCGAGACGGCTCGGACCTTGTTTCCGTTTGAGAACCCGCTGCGTCAGTCGATCAAGATCGGGAGCGATTATTACACGGTCGTGGGGGTCACCAAGCCCCGAGGTTCGACGGCGGCGATCGGCGGGAGCATGGCGGCCCAGGAGTACGACAAGGACGTCTACATTCCGCTGAACACCTGCCGGGCCCGGTTCGGTGAGCGCATTCTCTCCAGCCGAGCCGGTTCTCAGGAAGCCGAGGAGACGCAGCTCTCTCAGATCACCCTCCAGGTCAAGGAGATCGACGAGGTCCCGATGACCGCTCCGGTGATCGAGGCCGCGGTTCAGCCGTTCCACGAGGAGAAGAAGGACGTCGATATGGTCGTCCCTTACGAACTCCTGGAACAGGCCAAGCGTCAGGCGGCGATCTTCAGTCTCGTCTTGGGGTCGATCGCGGCCATCTCCTTGATCGTCGGTGGCATTGGCATCATGAACATCATGCTGGCGACGGTGACCGAACGGACCCGAGAGATCGGCATCCGCCGCGCTCTGGGGGCCAAGCGTCGGGATATTACCCAGCAGTTTTTGATCGAGACGGTGGTACTTTCGGGCATTGGTGGGCTGATTGGGGTCGCCATCGGCGTCTTCGTGCCTCCCTTGATCACGCAGTTCTCGGAGATCAAGGCGGTGGTCACGCCCAGCTCGGTCATGCTCTCGTTCGGGGTCTCGGTGCTCGTCGGCATCGTTGCCGGGCTGTACCCGGCCAACCGAGCGGCCAAGATGGATCCGATCGAGGCCCTTCGGCATGAGTAA
- the greA gene encoding transcription elongation factor GreA: MSTDRIPISKEGYEKKKAELDHLKNVEMSKITEQVAEARAFGDLSENAEYHAAREKQGELQAKIALLEDQLGRAYIVDRSNLPTDRVVFGSKVKVIDLDLDDEEEFTLVGPGDEDYDRNRILTSSPIGEGLIGKKVGEVAEIQVPQGMIKFRVVEIAIAED, encoded by the coding sequence ATGTCCACGGACCGCATCCCCATCTCGAAAGAAGGGTACGAGAAGAAGAAGGCCGAGCTCGATCATCTCAAGAACGTTGAGATGTCTAAAATTACCGAGCAGGTGGCCGAGGCCCGGGCCTTTGGGGACCTGTCCGAGAACGCCGAGTATCACGCGGCCCGTGAGAAGCAAGGTGAACTTCAGGCCAAGATCGCCCTGCTTGAAGACCAGCTCGGACGCGCTTACATCGTCGATCGAAGCAATTTGCCGACTGATCGTGTCGTGTTCGGTTCGAAGGTCAAGGTGATCGACCTGGACCTGGACGATGAGGAAGAATTCACGCTGGTCGGTCCCGGCGACGAAGATTACGACCGCAACCGGATTCTGACCAGCAGCCCCATCGGCGAAGGGCTGATCGGCAAAAAAGTGGGCGAGGTCGCCGAGATTCAGGTCCCCCAGGGGATGATCAAGTTCAGGGTCGTCGAGATTGCCATCGCCGAAGACTGA
- a CDS encoding RluA family pseudouridine synthase — protein sequence MTEPLDPRLTILYEDVHCLAVIKPSGLLTQGRPREGSSLEGLLRRYLDPSHPDRVYLAAIHRLDRPVSGVMIWGKTPKAARRLHEQFARRDVEKHYWAIVPGHPTPEEGLWDDWLCEEDTGLGPIVQVCHPETPRARHALTRYRADRSGSLPEGCCRLLLWPRTGRTHQLRVQARARGLTILGDSTYGSDRPFPIGIALHARSLTIHHPILRTPMHFEAPTPEHWRMSGIILPEE from the coding sequence ATGACCGAGCCGCTCGATCCACGTTTGACGATCCTCTATGAAGATGTCCACTGCCTCGCGGTGATCAAGCCGTCAGGACTCTTGACGCAAGGAAGGCCCCGCGAAGGGTCGAGCCTCGAAGGACTTCTTCGACGCTACCTCGACCCGAGTCATCCCGATCGCGTCTACCTGGCCGCAATCCACCGGCTCGATCGGCCGGTTTCTGGGGTCATGATCTGGGGTAAGACCCCCAAGGCTGCCCGACGGCTCCACGAGCAGTTCGCCCGTCGAGACGTCGAGAAGCACTACTGGGCCATTGTTCCTGGCCATCCAACCCCCGAGGAAGGGCTCTGGGATGACTGGCTTTGCGAGGAAGACACCGGACTCGGGCCGATCGTCCAGGTCTGCCATCCCGAAACCCCTCGGGCCCGACACGCCTTGACCCGCTATCGGGCCGATCGCTCGGGAAGTCTCCCCGAGGGCTGTTGCCGACTCCTTCTCTGGCCCCGAACTGGCCGGACGCACCAGTTGCGTGTGCAGGCCAGGGCCCGGGGCCTCACGATCCTTGGGGATAGCACCTACGGCTCAGACCGACCGTTTCCGATCGGGATTGCCCTGCATGCCCGATCGCTGACAATCCACCATCCCATCCTCCGGACCCCAATGCATTTCGAGGCCCCCACTCCGGAACACTGGCGAATGTCGGGAATCATCCTGCCGGAAGAGTGA
- a CDS encoding superoxide dismutase has translation MAEYSLPPLPYPSNALEPHIDAQTMEIHHGKHHNAYVTNLNTALKDHPEHQGKPIEELIANLDALPESIRTAVRNNGGGHANHSLFWTIMGPGGGGTPSGELAQAINDAFGSFDAFKETFSKAGATRFGSGWAWLIVDKSNHGRLAVISTPNQDSPLMDGSGIPILGCDVWEHAYYLKYQNRRPDYIGAWWNTVNWAEVEKRYKAARG, from the coding sequence ATGGCCGAGTATTCTTTGCCCCCGCTTCCCTATCCGTCCAATGCGCTGGAGCCGCACATCGATGCTCAAACGATGGAGATCCATCACGGCAAGCATCACAACGCTTATGTCACCAATCTGAACACTGCCTTGAAGGATCATCCTGAGCACCAGGGCAAGCCGATCGAGGAGCTGATCGCAAACCTCGACGCCCTTCCCGAGTCGATCCGCACGGCCGTCCGAAACAATGGGGGTGGCCACGCCAATCACTCTCTGTTCTGGACGATCATGGGGCCGGGTGGTGGTGGAACCCCCTCGGGAGAACTCGCCCAGGCGATCAACGACGCCTTCGGCAGCTTCGATGCCTTCAAAGAGACGTTCTCGAAGGCCGGGGCCACTCGCTTCGGCTCCGGCTGGGCCTGGCTCATCGTGGACAAGTCCAACCACGGCCGACTGGCCGTGATCTCGACGCCGAACCAGGACAGCCCCTTGATGGACGGCTCCGGCATCCCCATCCTGGGCTGCGACGTCTGGGAACACGCCTACTATCTGAAGTATCAGAACCGTCGGCCCGACTACATCGGCGCCTGGTGGAACACGGTGAACTGGGCCGAGGTCGAGAAACGCTACAAGGCCGCTCGGGGTTGA
- a CDS encoding efflux RND transporter periplasmic adaptor subunit codes for MSTVVRQSSEVPAPRKRSDLRRSRAIRLALVALLLCSLAGSGVLAWFAMDQKLPWFASDAEEIQFESVIVDRGPIRSYLIESGELESANNTTIYCEVEAVLGTVGGPSGGSGSFGGGRGGGGGGGGGGSSSAGGSTSLGGGAGGLGGGAGGALGGTGSGTGAGGAVGGASGAGGAAGGGGRSGGGGLGGGGGGGSAVSALADRPNIRSFSYRVTPHMPLRMDSGSFGQSSNRSSTMSSNSSDRGNNDFEERAGSTRIIWLIDEGTRVEPGELVCELDSAPFVDELATQRIRHAQALSWVKQAETIFQVAEIELREYRDGIYLQDIRLVDQYLENCRTKEQEARSTYEWSQDLFRQGLRSESQLLGDRLVFEQWQIEYENALEMRRRLTEYTGKRILKSLEAKVEAVRSDLLSQRAAFQVEDERLKRLEQAIANCRLYAPSEGVVVYARSTNTWGRVEDQIAEGVTVRENQAVIQLPDPENMQVQVKINESKYRYIQEGMTATIRIDAFPDRPLLGTIREIKPIPAPANFVSDVKLYSATVRIGSGFEGIRPGLSAEVAFHLGDRTEVTRIPVGAIRWFDEQPYAAVTGRRGNVSWKRLDLGLRNPSYAEVLSGLSEGDRIVADPLLLPAPVLDTQQPNDQLARVENRGLSASSGR; via the coding sequence ATGTCGACGGTCGTTCGGCAGTCGTCCGAGGTACCCGCGCCGAGGAAGCGTTCAGACCTACGGCGTTCCAGAGCGATTCGCCTCGCCTTGGTGGCTTTGCTGCTCTGCTCGCTGGCGGGCTCGGGAGTCCTCGCCTGGTTTGCGATGGACCAGAAGCTCCCGTGGTTCGCGTCCGATGCCGAAGAGATTCAGTTCGAGAGCGTGATCGTTGATCGCGGCCCGATCCGATCTTACCTCATCGAAAGTGGAGAGCTGGAAAGCGCCAACAACACCACCATCTACTGCGAGGTCGAAGCCGTGCTCGGCACGGTTGGCGGACCGTCCGGAGGCTCCGGCTCATTCGGAGGGGGCCGTGGCGGAGGGGGAGGCGGCGGTGGTGGTGGCTCGTCCTCGGCCGGTGGATCGACCAGCCTGGGAGGTGGCGCCGGAGGTCTGGGAGGAGGCGCCGGCGGTGCTCTGGGAGGGACGGGCAGCGGGACAGGAGCGGGAGGAGCAGTCGGGGGAGCCAGCGGCGCCGGCGGCGCGGCGGGAGGAGGCGGAAGGTCTGGCGGGGGAGGCCTCGGAGGCGGGGGCGGCGGTGGCTCCGCGGTCTCGGCGCTGGCCGACCGACCCAACATCCGGAGCTTTTCGTACCGGGTTACTCCTCACATGCCCTTGCGAATGGATTCGGGCTCGTTCGGTCAATCGTCGAACCGCTCCTCGACCATGTCTTCCAACTCGTCGGATCGGGGCAATAATGATTTCGAGGAACGAGCCGGTTCCACTCGCATTATCTGGCTGATTGATGAAGGGACCCGCGTTGAACCCGGTGAACTCGTCTGCGAGCTGGATAGCGCTCCGTTTGTGGACGAGCTGGCAACCCAGCGCATTCGGCACGCTCAGGCCCTCTCCTGGGTCAAGCAAGCCGAAACGATTTTCCAGGTGGCCGAGATCGAATTGCGCGAGTATCGAGACGGAATCTATCTGCAGGATATCCGACTCGTGGATCAGTACCTGGAGAATTGCCGGACCAAGGAACAGGAGGCCCGCTCGACTTACGAGTGGTCGCAAGACCTCTTTCGGCAGGGGCTCCGTTCCGAATCGCAGCTTCTGGGCGATCGTCTGGTGTTCGAACAGTGGCAAATCGAGTACGAAAACGCCCTGGAAATGCGGCGTCGCCTGACCGAGTACACTGGTAAGCGCATTCTCAAGAGCCTGGAGGCGAAGGTGGAAGCCGTTCGCTCCGACCTGCTGAGTCAGCGGGCCGCATTCCAGGTGGAGGACGAGCGACTCAAACGACTGGAACAGGCCATCGCCAATTGTCGGCTCTATGCCCCTTCCGAAGGGGTGGTCGTTTACGCTCGCAGCACCAACACCTGGGGACGCGTCGAGGATCAGATCGCCGAAGGGGTCACCGTTCGAGAGAACCAGGCGGTGATTCAGCTTCCCGATCCCGAAAACATGCAAGTCCAGGTCAAGATCAACGAGTCGAAGTATCGGTACATTCAGGAAGGGATGACCGCGACCATTCGGATCGACGCTTTCCCTGATCGGCCCCTTCTGGGAACGATTCGAGAGATCAAGCCCATTCCGGCGCCGGCGAACTTTGTTTCTGACGTCAAGCTTTATTCGGCCACCGTCCGCATCGGCAGTGGTTTTGAAGGGATTCGCCCCGGACTCAGCGCCGAGGTGGCCTTCCATCTCGGTGATCGGACGGAGGTGACCCGAATCCCGGTCGGAGCGATTCGCTGGTTCGACGAGCAACCCTATGCGGCGGTGACGGGGCGTCGCGGCAACGTTTCCTGGAAGCGGCTTGATCTCGGTTTGCGGAACCCAAGTTATGCCGAGGTGCTCAGCGGCCTCTCAGAAGGGGATCGCATTGTGGCTGATCCGTTGCTCCTGCCTGCCCCGGTTCTCGACACCCAGCAGCCGAACGATCAACTGGCTCGGGTCGAGAATCGGGGCCTGTCTGCATCATCGGGCCGATGA